From Kineosporia succinea, the proteins below share one genomic window:
- a CDS encoding TetR/AcrR family transcriptional regulator codes for MTETEPTPRISTRRAATRRRLLAAASTVVAERGVNGASVESICEEAGFTRGAFYSNFESKEALLNALMEAKHQVLLDGIRAILDSEPTQDAPDVIDDLVGRVLAAYPLDRESRLVESEIGLYMIRNPEHAPALLTAMAPFRAELARLVLQGLDRAGRRLTVDVEDALNALISGYETGTTDLWISSASGRPEDPDVCRRTLTIIIKAISEPI; via the coding sequence GTGACCGAGACCGAGCCGACCCCGCGGATCAGCACCCGCCGGGCCGCCACCCGCCGGCGCCTGCTCGCCGCCGCGAGCACGGTCGTCGCCGAGCGCGGCGTGAACGGCGCCAGCGTCGAGAGCATCTGCGAGGAGGCCGGTTTCACCCGCGGCGCGTTCTACTCGAACTTCGAGAGCAAGGAAGCCCTCCTCAACGCACTGATGGAGGCCAAGCACCAGGTGCTGCTCGACGGCATCCGGGCGATCCTCGACTCCGAGCCCACCCAGGACGCACCCGACGTGATCGACGACCTGGTCGGCCGGGTGCTGGCCGCGTACCCCCTCGACCGGGAGTCGCGGCTCGTGGAGAGCGAGATCGGGCTCTACATGATCCGTAACCCCGAGCACGCGCCGGCCCTGCTGACGGCCATGGCCCCGTTCCGCGCGGAGCTGGCCCGGCTGGTGCTGCAGGGTCTCGACCGGGCCGGGCGGCGGCTCACGGTCGACGTGGAGGACGCCCTCAACGCACTGATCTCGGGGTACGAGACCGGGACCACCGATCTGTGGATCTCCTCGGCCTCCGGCCGCCCCGAGGATCCGGACGTCTGCCGTCGCACCCTCACCATCATCATCAAGGCGATTTCCGAACCAATCTGA
- a CDS encoding DEAD/DEAH box helicase: protein MNNDPAVRDTPEDPADSPETTSEAVRDEAPGEALPTFADLGIDERVLRALSEVGYEMPSPIQAAAIPPLMEGRHLVGLAQTGTGKTAAFALPVLSRIDLTQRAPQALVLAPTRELALQVAEAFGRYSHHIPGLNVLPIYGGQSYGVQLAGLKRGAHIVVGTPGRVIDHLEKRTLDLSQLKYLVLDEADEMLQMGFQEDVETILATTPEEKQVALFSATMPPQIRRISKRYLTDAAEITVANRTVTSTNTRQRYIFVGHQQKLDALTRVLEVESFEAMIIFVRTKQATEELAERLRSRGFSAAAINGDLAQQQRERTIGQLKSGQLDILVATDVAARGLDVDRITHVVNYDIPHDSESYVHRIGRTGRAGRSGEALLFVTPREKRLLGSIERATRSTIEEMPLPSADDVNSTRVGKFTDSIKANLESPEAAVFRGLIEEFIAEHDVPAADVAAALAVIAQDGKSFLLPPDPPPSARRPAREPAGARGARGAAPRVAGPRRPRGDVPLATYRIAVGRRHRVQPGAIVGAIANEGGLGRSDFGHIDIQADHTLVELPANLSRETVEALTQTRISGKLIQLTKTDGAAPQRQRGNFENRPPKFRKSYPSK, encoded by the coding sequence ATGAACAACGATCCCGCCGTCCGCGACACGCCGGAAGACCCCGCGGACTCCCCCGAAACCACCTCCGAGGCCGTGCGTGACGAGGCGCCGGGCGAGGCCCTGCCCACGTTCGCCGACCTCGGGATCGACGAGCGGGTGCTGCGCGCGCTCAGCGAAGTCGGCTACGAAATGCCCTCCCCCATCCAGGCCGCGGCGATCCCGCCGCTGATGGAGGGGCGCCACCTGGTCGGGCTCGCGCAGACCGGCACGGGTAAGACCGCTGCCTTCGCGCTGCCCGTGCTCAGCCGTATCGACCTGACGCAGCGCGCCCCGCAGGCGCTCGTCCTGGCCCCCACGCGCGAACTGGCGCTGCAGGTGGCCGAGGCCTTCGGCCGGTACTCCCACCACATCCCCGGGCTCAACGTGCTGCCGATCTACGGCGGCCAGAGCTACGGCGTCCAGCTCGCCGGCCTCAAGCGCGGCGCGCACATCGTCGTCGGTACGCCCGGGCGGGTGATCGACCACCTGGAGAAGCGCACGCTCGACCTGTCCCAGCTGAAGTACCTGGTGCTGGACGAGGCCGACGAGATGCTCCAGATGGGCTTCCAGGAAGACGTCGAGACGATCCTGGCGACCACGCCGGAGGAGAAGCAGGTCGCCCTGTTCTCCGCCACGATGCCGCCGCAGATCCGCCGCATCTCCAAGCGGTACCTCACCGACGCCGCCGAGATCACGGTGGCGAACCGCACGGTGACCTCGACCAACACCCGGCAGCGCTACATCTTCGTGGGCCACCAGCAGAAGCTGGACGCCCTCACCCGGGTGCTCGAGGTCGAGTCCTTCGAAGCCATGATCATCTTCGTGCGCACCAAGCAGGCCACCGAGGAACTCGCCGAGCGCCTGCGCTCGCGCGGCTTCTCCGCCGCCGCCATCAACGGCGACCTGGCCCAGCAGCAGCGTGAGCGCACGATCGGCCAGCTCAAGTCCGGTCAGCTCGACATCCTGGTGGCCACCGACGTGGCCGCCCGCGGTCTCGACGTCGACCGGATCACCCACGTCGTCAACTACGACATCCCGCACGACAGCGAGTCGTACGTGCACCGCATCGGCCGCACCGGCCGGGCCGGGCGCTCGGGCGAGGCGCTGCTGTTCGTCACGCCGCGCGAGAAGCGTCTGCTCGGCTCGATCGAGCGGGCCACCCGCTCGACGATCGAGGAGATGCCGCTCCCGAGCGCCGACGACGTGAACTCGACCCGCGTGGGCAAGTTCACCGACTCGATCAAGGCGAACCTGGAGAGCCCCGAGGCGGCCGTCTTCCGCGGCCTGATCGAGGAGTTCATCGCCGAGCACGACGTGCCCGCCGCCGACGTGGCTGCGGCCCTGGCCGTGATCGCCCAGGACGGCAAGTCGTTCCTGCTGCCGCCCGACCCGCCGCCGTCGGCCCGCCGGCCCGCCCGGGAGCCCGCCGGCGCCCGAGGGGCCCGGGGTGCGGCTCCCCGGGTCGCCGGCCCGCGTCGCCCCCGTGGTGACGTGCCCCTGGCCACCTACCGGATCGCGGTCGGCCGCCGGCACCGGGTCCAGCCCGGCGCCATCGTCGGTGCGATCGCCAACGAGGGTGGTCTGGGCCGGTCCGACTTCGGCCACATCGACATCCAGGCCGACCACACGCTGGTCGAGCTGCCCGCGAACCTGTCGCGGGAGACCGTCGAGGCGCTCACCCAGACCCGGATCTCGGGCAAGCTGATCCAGCTGACCAAGACCGACGGCGCGGCTCCCCAGCGCCAGCGGGGCAACTTCGAGAACCGCCCGCCGAAGTTCCGCAAGTCCTACCCGAGCAAATAG
- a CDS encoding ABC transporter permease, translating into MAAVTSELTKTPERREQRPGGLRARSARRARLLRSLLLIPFGLFFAVPLLALLEFSTRAGDLYGARTLDYWKAIGDNPDLLKALRDSLLLALITSVVALALLVPTMVWVRLRLPKMQRLVEFLCLLPLTIPALVLVVGLGPIYLWIAYFTPSAYDSSPLVLAFAYVVLVMPFMYRSLDAGLQAIDVRTLSEAARSLGASWFTVMVRVILPNVISAVLNASLLSVALVLGEFTVASLLNYNNLQVAINLQAQASVGVSVALAAACLMFVFVLLFALSFIGRRRPARVGAPAAEEK; encoded by the coding sequence ATGGCTGCAGTGACGAGTGAACTCACGAAGACCCCGGAGCGTCGGGAGCAGCGTCCCGGTGGCCTGCGGGCCCGTTCGGCCCGCCGGGCGCGTCTGCTGCGCTCGCTGCTGCTGATCCCGTTCGGCCTGTTCTTCGCGGTACCCCTGCTGGCCCTGCTCGAGTTCAGCACCCGGGCCGGTGATCTCTACGGCGCCCGCACGCTGGACTACTGGAAGGCGATCGGTGACAACCCCGACCTGCTCAAGGCCCTGCGCGACTCGCTGCTGCTGGCCCTGATCACCTCGGTGGTGGCGCTGGCCCTGCTGGTGCCGACCATGGTCTGGGTGCGGCTGCGGCTGCCGAAGATGCAGCGTCTGGTGGAGTTCCTCTGCCTGCTGCCGCTGACCATCCCGGCGCTGGTGCTGGTGGTCGGCCTCGGCCCGATCTACCTGTGGATCGCGTACTTCACCCCGTCCGCCTACGACTCCTCGCCGCTGGTGCTGGCTTTCGCCTACGTCGTGCTGGTCATGCCCTTCATGTACCGGTCGCTCGACGCCGGTCTGCAGGCCATCGACGTGCGCACGCTGAGCGAGGCGGCCCGCAGCCTGGGGGCGAGCTGGTTCACCGTGATGGTGCGGGTGATCCTGCCCAACGTCATCTCCGCGGTGCTCAACGCCTCGCTGCTGTCGGTCGCGCTGGTGCTCGGCGAGTTCACCGTCGCCTCGCTGCTCAACTACAACAACCTGCAGGTGGCGATCAACCTGCAGGCCCAGGCCAGCGTCGGGGTCTCCGTCGCCCTGGCCGCGGCCTGCCTGATGTTCGTTTTCGTGCTGCTGTTCGCGCTGTCGTTCATCGGCCGGCGCCGCCCGGCGCGCGTCGGTGCTCCGGCTGCTGAGGAGAAGTGA
- a CDS encoding sulfite exporter TauE/SafE family protein: MTFALLLLAGIGGGLSGSIAGLASLVSYPALLATGISPISANVTNTVALIASGAGTLAGSRPELRGQGTLVRKLLLWAVPGGVVGSVLLLLTPSDSFEKVVPVLIGGAALAVLFRRRTQELPADEIPHTAADVAADPPPVGTPKALLVGSFAVGVYGGYFGAAAGVMILALVLGLTSLSLPRASAVRTAVLTGANAVAALYFAIFGPVNWLYCLPLAVGFLVGGRIGPLVVRHAPAGPLRVLIALAGLGLAVHLAVEAYL, translated from the coding sequence ATGACCTTCGCCCTGCTCCTGCTCGCCGGGATCGGCGGCGGGCTGTCCGGCAGCATCGCCGGGCTGGCCTCCCTGGTCAGCTACCCCGCGCTGCTGGCCACCGGCATCTCCCCGATCAGCGCCAACGTCACCAACACGGTGGCCCTGATCGCGTCCGGCGCCGGCACCCTGGCCGGCTCCCGGCCGGAGCTGCGCGGGCAGGGCACGCTGGTGCGAAAGCTGTTGCTGTGGGCCGTTCCCGGCGGCGTCGTGGGCAGCGTGCTGCTCCTGCTGACTCCCTCGGACTCGTTCGAGAAGGTGGTGCCGGTCCTGATCGGCGGGGCGGCCCTGGCCGTGCTGTTCCGCCGGCGTACCCAGGAGCTCCCGGCCGACGAGATCCCGCACACGGCCGCCGACGTCGCCGCCGACCCACCCCCGGTCGGGACGCCGAAGGCGCTGCTGGTGGGCTCTTTCGCGGTCGGGGTCTACGGAGGCTACTTCGGGGCCGCCGCCGGGGTGATGATCCTGGCCCTGGTTCTCGGCCTGACCAGCCTCAGCCTGCCGCGGGCCAGCGCCGTGCGCACCGCGGTGCTGACCGGCGCGAACGCCGTCGCCGCCCTGTATTTCGCGATCTTCGGCCCGGTGAACTGGCTCTACTGCCTGCCGCTGGCCGTGGGCTTCCTGGTCGGCGGGCGCATCGGCCCGCTCGTCGTGCGCCACGCCCCGGCCGGGCCGCTGCGGGTGCTCATCGCCCTGGCCGGACTCGGCCTGGCGGTGCATCTGGCCGTCGAGGCCTACCTCTGA
- a CDS encoding MMPL family transporter, translated as MSTLLYALGRRAYRGRLVVVGVWVLLLAGLAAGAATLGTGTSEEFRIPGTASQEALDTLGDRFPELAGGQAQVVAVASDVTDPTFQKAVQASLLAISKVDGVTAVVDPYNEQVQGAISADRQVALGTVQVEADWRSDSDTLREAIEKAAQPIEDAGGQVEFGGEVFAVSLPSVTPTEGIGVVVALVVLIVTFGSFLAAGLPLLTALLGVGATMAAIWLFTPVLDISSTVPLLALMIGLAVGIDYALLIVSRHRDQLREGLDPEESAARAVAKAGSAVVFAGITVIIALIGLAVARIPFLTVMGVAAAGAVLVAVLVALTLLPALFGFLGARLAPKAGGAQERHRFANSWLSTVIRVPVVTVLLVVVAVGALAIPAKDLRLALTDNGAAASDTTQRQAFDLVADHFGAGANAPLLVTADLPEGTDPQAVLAGLAQDLSGLEGVAGVSSAAVNSTGDLAVVALVPQGSASSVVTSDLVKEVRDDTAIAQKYGVTLGVTGQTAIAIDISDRLRDALLPFGIAVVGLSLILLGAVFRSVAVPVKAALGYLLSVGASFGAVTAVFEWGWLSGLLGVQREGPVISFMPIILMGVLFGLAMDYEVFLVARIREEFVHNGGDARKALRTGYASGSRVVTAAALIMVSVFTAFVPEGDANIKPIALALAVGVFVDAFVVRMIFVPAVLALLGNSAWWIPRWLDRLLPHFDVEGEGLEKKLQQEKAPSPV; from the coding sequence ATGTCCACGCTGCTCTATGCGCTCGGCCGGCGCGCCTACCGGGGGCGCCTGGTCGTCGTCGGTGTGTGGGTGCTGCTGCTGGCCGGCCTGGCCGCCGGCGCCGCCACCCTGGGAACCGGCACCAGCGAGGAGTTCCGGATCCCCGGCACGGCCTCGCAGGAGGCGCTCGACACGCTCGGCGACCGGTTCCCGGAGCTGGCCGGCGGTCAGGCCCAGGTCGTCGCGGTCGCCTCCGACGTCACCGATCCCACCTTCCAGAAGGCCGTTCAGGCCTCTCTGCTGGCGATCTCCAAGGTCGACGGGGTCACCGCCGTCGTCGACCCGTACAACGAGCAGGTGCAGGGAGCGATCTCCGCCGATCGGCAGGTCGCCCTCGGCACGGTGCAGGTCGAGGCCGACTGGCGCTCCGACTCCGACACCCTGCGCGAGGCCATCGAGAAGGCCGCCCAGCCGATCGAGGACGCGGGTGGTCAGGTCGAGTTCGGTGGCGAGGTCTTCGCGGTGTCGCTCCCGTCGGTCACCCCGACCGAGGGCATCGGCGTGGTGGTCGCGCTCGTCGTCCTGATCGTCACCTTCGGCTCGTTCCTGGCCGCCGGGCTGCCGCTGCTCACCGCGCTGCTCGGTGTCGGCGCCACGATGGCCGCGATCTGGCTGTTCACCCCGGTGCTCGACATCTCCAGCACGGTGCCGCTGCTCGCGCTGATGATCGGCCTGGCGGTGGGCATCGACTACGCCCTGCTGATCGTCTCCCGCCATCGCGACCAGCTGCGCGAGGGGCTCGACCCGGAGGAGTCGGCCGCCCGGGCCGTGGCCAAGGCCGGGTCCGCCGTGGTGTTCGCCGGGATCACCGTGATCATCGCCCTGATCGGCCTGGCCGTCGCCCGCATCCCGTTCCTCACCGTCATGGGGGTGGCCGCGGCCGGGGCCGTGCTGGTCGCGGTACTCGTCGCACTCACCCTGCTGCCGGCGCTGTTCGGGTTCCTGGGGGCTCGTCTGGCGCCCAAGGCCGGGGGCGCTCAGGAGCGGCACCGCTTCGCCAACTCCTGGCTCAGCACCGTCATCCGCGTCCCCGTGGTCACCGTCCTCCTCGTCGTGGTCGCCGTCGGCGCCCTCGCGATCCCGGCCAAGGACCTCCGCCTCGCCCTGACCGACAACGGCGCCGCCGCGTCCGACACCACCCAGCGCCAGGCGTTCGACCTGGTGGCCGACCACTTCGGCGCCGGGGCCAACGCCCCGCTGCTGGTCACCGCCGACCTCCCGGAAGGCACCGACCCGCAGGCCGTCCTGGCCGGCCTGGCCCAGGACCTCTCCGGCCTCGAGGGGGTGGCCGGCGTCAGCTCGGCCGCCGTGAACTCGACCGGCGACCTCGCCGTCGTCGCCCTGGTCCCCCAGGGCAGCGCGTCCTCAGTCGTCACCTCCGACCTCGTGAAAGAGGTGCGGGACGACACCGCGATCGCGCAGAAGTACGGCGTCACGCTCGGCGTCACCGGCCAGACCGCGATCGCCATCGACATCTCCGACCGTCTCCGTGACGCCCTGCTGCCCTTCGGCATCGCTGTCGTCGGCCTCTCCCTGATCCTGCTCGGCGCCGTGTTCCGCTCGGTCGCCGTCCCGGTCAAGGCCGCCCTCGGCTACCTGCTCTCGGTCGGCGCCTCGTTCGGTGCGGTCACCGCCGTGTTCGAGTGGGGCTGGCTGTCCGGTCTGCTCGGCGTGCAGCGCGAGGGCCCGGTCATCAGCTTCATGCCGATCATCCTGATGGGCGTGCTCTTCGGCCTGGCCATGGACTACGAGGTGTTCCTGGTGGCCCGCATCCGTGAGGAGTTCGTGCACAACGGCGGCGACGCCCGCAAGGCCCTGCGCACCGGCTACGCCAGCGGCTCCCGGGTGGTCACGGCCGCCGCGCTGATCATGGTCTCGGTGTTCACCGCCTTCGTGCCCGAGGGTGACGCCAACATCAAGCCGATCGCGCTGGCGCTCGCCGTCGGGGTGTTCGTCGACGCGTTCGTGGTGCGGATGATCTTCGTGCCGGCCGTGCTCGCGCTGCTCGGCAACTCGGCCTGGTGGATCCCCCGGTGGCTCGACCGGCTGCTCCCGCACTTCGACGTCGAGGGTGAGGGGCTCGAGAAGAAACTCCAGCAGGAGAAGGCCCCCAGCCCGGTCTGA
- a CDS encoding DUF3311 domain-containing protein, whose translation MTSPETPEEPPADLPHRDDHSHWNWLLLVPIVIPLCTPLFNHDTPKLLDFPLFYWLQLGFVLLGVGCTAIVYNKTKRRD comes from the coding sequence GTGACGTCTCCAGAAACCCCGGAAGAGCCGCCGGCCGATCTACCCCACCGTGACGATCACAGTCACTGGAACTGGCTCCTGCTCGTCCCGATCGTGATCCCGCTCTGCACGCCGCTGTTCAACCACGACACCCCGAAACTGCTCGACTTCCCGCTGTTCTACTGGCTGCAGCTGGGTTTCGTGCTCCTCGGGGTCGGGTGCACGGCGATCGTCTACAACAAGACGAAGCGGAGGGACTGA
- a CDS encoding suppressor of fused domain protein, translating to MPVVTDLVRARLTATFPGPQAAASVTFLGTTALTVIRFGPDASGLVRYATVGVSEAPMHPPTASVVDPVLGPRAELVLSLRPGRDEVLRTLAVLAATPQVEGLVLTAGATIDLGQPLWPGARLSAVLLGEEAGLVPDLELPDPMEPVRFHPVLPMTADEAALARARGAAHLRQLWLDAGTDLRDPDRVSVLTR from the coding sequence GTGCCCGTCGTCACCGATCTCGTCCGTGCCCGGCTGACGGCGACGTTCCCCGGTCCCCAGGCCGCCGCGTCCGTCACCTTCCTCGGCACCACCGCGCTGACCGTGATCCGCTTCGGGCCGGACGCGTCCGGGCTGGTGCGCTACGCCACGGTCGGCGTGAGCGAGGCGCCGATGCACCCACCGACCGCCAGCGTGGTCGACCCGGTGCTCGGCCCCCGCGCCGAACTGGTGCTGAGCCTGCGCCCCGGGCGTGACGAGGTGCTGCGCACGCTCGCCGTTCTCGCCGCCACCCCGCAGGTCGAGGGCCTGGTGCTGACCGCCGGGGCCACGATCGACCTGGGGCAGCCCCTGTGGCCCGGCGCCCGGCTCAGCGCCGTGCTGCTGGGCGAGGAGGCCGGGCTGGTGCCCGATCTCGAACTGCCCGACCCGATGGAGCCCGTGCGCTTCCACCCCGTGCTGCCGATGACCGCCGACGAGGCCGCCCTGGCCCGGGCCCGCGGCGCGGCCCATCTGCGGCAGCTCTGGCTGGACGCCGGAACCGATCTGCGCGACCCGGACCGGGTGTCGGTGCTCACGAGATGA
- the mctP gene encoding monocarboxylate uptake permease MctP, with the protein MPSASDHVVEIVVFVLLFTLVSVMGFVAARWRRADSLDHLDEWGLGGRNFGAWITWFLLGGDLYTAYTFVAVPALVFSSGAIGFYAVPYTILIYPMAFLVLTRLWSVSYRHGYVTPADFVRGRFGSPTLALLVAITGIVATMPYIALQLVGIEAVLKVMGVHGHLPIIIAFLILALYTYNSGLRAPALIAFVKDTLIYLVIIVAVIVIPYKLGGWSVIFGSAEAALSQPNPNTGLPRGSTLLNANNQLQYITLALGSALALFLYPHSLTSVLAAKNRDTIKKNMSALPAYSFLLGLIALLGYMALAAGIKPVTSDGKADTNTIVPQLFDQMFPSWFTGVAFAAIGIGALVPAAIMSIAAANLFTRNVYKEYLRKDATPKQEASVSKITSLVVKLGAVAVILFLDPQFAIDLQLIGGVLILQTLPAVALGVYTRWLHPWALSTGLIAGLAVGIGMLYQIPNPNNGKEHFGGSAYKLSLAGLDSDKQIYVGFVAVLANLLVAVVLTLVLRQVGAPDTPDATQAGDYTVDRAPATPPPAASGEVGQTSSSG; encoded by the coding sequence ATGCCCAGCGCTTCCGACCACGTCGTCGAAATCGTCGTCTTCGTCCTCCTGTTCACCCTGGTGTCGGTGATGGGGTTCGTCGCCGCCCGCTGGCGACGCGCCGACTCGCTCGACCATCTCGACGAATGGGGGCTCGGCGGGCGCAATTTCGGCGCCTGGATCACCTGGTTCCTGCTCGGCGGCGACCTCTACACGGCCTACACCTTCGTGGCCGTGCCGGCTCTGGTGTTCTCGTCCGGGGCCATCGGCTTCTACGCCGTGCCCTACACGATCCTCATCTACCCGATGGCCTTCCTGGTGCTCACCCGGCTCTGGTCGGTGAGTTACCGACACGGGTACGTGACCCCGGCCGACTTCGTGCGCGGCCGATTCGGCTCACCCACCCTGGCACTGCTGGTCGCGATCACCGGCATCGTCGCCACCATGCCGTACATCGCGCTGCAGCTGGTCGGCATCGAGGCGGTGCTGAAGGTGATGGGCGTGCACGGGCACCTGCCGATCATCATCGCGTTCCTGATTCTGGCGCTCTACACCTACAACTCGGGTCTGCGGGCGCCCGCCCTGATCGCGTTCGTGAAGGACACGCTGATCTACCTGGTGATCATCGTCGCCGTCATCGTGATCCCCTACAAGCTCGGCGGCTGGAGCGTCATCTTCGGCAGCGCCGAGGCGGCCCTGTCACAGCCGAACCCCAACACCGGCCTGCCGAGAGGCAGCACCCTGCTCAACGCCAACAACCAGCTGCAGTACATCACCCTGGCCCTCGGCTCGGCCCTGGCGCTGTTCCTGTACCCGCACTCGCTCACCAGCGTGCTGGCGGCCAAGAACCGCGACACGATCAAGAAGAACATGTCGGCCCTGCCGGCCTACAGCTTCCTGCTCGGGCTGATCGCGCTCCTGGGCTACATGGCCCTGGCCGCGGGCATCAAACCGGTCACCAGCGACGGCAAGGCCGACACCAACACGATCGTGCCGCAGCTGTTCGACCAGATGTTCCCGAGCTGGTTCACCGGCGTCGCGTTCGCCGCCATCGGTATCGGCGCGCTGGTGCCGGCGGCGATCATGTCGATCGCCGCGGCCAACCTGTTCACCCGCAACGTCTACAAGGAGTACCTGCGCAAGGACGCGACGCCGAAGCAGGAGGCGTCGGTCAGCAAGATCACCTCGCTGGTGGTCAAGCTCGGGGCGGTCGCGGTGATCCTCTTCCTCGACCCGCAGTTCGCCATCGACCTGCAGCTGATCGGCGGAGTCCTGATCCTGCAGACGCTGCCGGCCGTGGCCCTCGGGGTGTACACCCGCTGGCTGCACCCGTGGGCCCTCAGCACCGGCCTGATCGCCGGGCTGGCCGTCGGGATCGGGATGCTCTACCAGATCCCCAACCCGAACAACGGCAAGGAGCACTTCGGCGGATCGGCCTACAAGCTGTCGCTGGCCGGTCTCGACAGCGACAAGCAGATCTATGTCGGATTCGTGGCGGTCCTGGCCAACCTGCTGGTCGCCGTCGTGCTCACCCTGGTTCTGCGGCAGGTGGGTGCACCTGACACCCCGGACGCCACCCAGGCGGGTGACTACACGGTCGACCGGGCCCCCGCGACGCCCCCTCCGGCCGCCTCCGGGGAGGTCGGGCAGACCAGCAGCAGTGGGTGA
- a CDS encoding ABC transporter ATP-binding protein gives MTETVAPPQETARAGVEVRLEGLRRQYGSVTALDGLDLTMNPGEFIALLGPSGCGKTTALRLLAGLEDADGGRVVVGGKDVTGLPTNKRDMGMVFQAYSLFPHMTARQNVAFGLRLRKVGETERNRRAGEMLELVGLSAQADRYAHQMSGGQQQRVALARALAIRPTVLLLDEPLSALDAKVRANLRDEIRRVQLEVGITTLFVTHDQEEALAVADRVGVMNAGRLEQLAAPTEVYSRPATPFVAEFVGLSNRLPATVNGSGVDILGASLPAIPGSVSGAGVALVRPEAVDLLPVTDGSAGPLIGSVVATSFLGAVSRITVDLGPHGTVLAQLPTSQASGFGAGSTARVAFRPDPVLVVAG, from the coding sequence GTGACCGAAACCGTTGCCCCGCCCCAGGAGACCGCCCGGGCGGGCGTCGAGGTCCGGCTCGAGGGGCTGCGCCGCCAGTACGGCTCCGTGACCGCCCTCGACGGCCTCGACCTCACCATGAACCCGGGCGAGTTCATCGCCCTGCTCGGCCCCTCCGGCTGCGGGAAGACCACCGCACTGCGGCTTCTCGCCGGCCTCGAGGACGCCGACGGCGGACGCGTGGTGGTCGGTGGCAAGGACGTCACCGGTCTGCCCACCAACAAGCGCGACATGGGCATGGTGTTCCAGGCCTACTCGCTCTTCCCGCACATGACCGCGCGCCAGAACGTGGCCTTCGGGCTGCGGCTGCGCAAGGTCGGCGAGACCGAGCGCAACCGCCGCGCGGGCGAGATGCTCGAGCTGGTCGGGCTCTCCGCCCAGGCCGACCGGTACGCGCACCAGATGTCCGGCGGCCAGCAGCAGCGCGTCGCCCTGGCCCGTGCCCTGGCGATCCGCCCGACCGTGCTGCTGCTCGACGAGCCGCTGTCCGCCCTCGACGCGAAGGTGCGCGCGAACCTGCGCGACGAGATCCGGCGCGTGCAGCTCGAGGTCGGCATCACCACGCTGTTCGTCACCCACGACCAGGAGGAGGCGCTCGCCGTCGCCGACCGGGTCGGCGTGATGAACGCGGGCCGGCTGGAGCAGCTGGCGGCACCGACCGAGGTCTACAGCCGCCCGGCGACGCCGTTCGTGGCCGAGTTCGTGGGCCTGTCCAACCGGCTGCCGGCGACCGTGAACGGTTCCGGTGTGGACATTCTCGGGGCATCGCTGCCGGCCATCCCGGGCTCGGTGAGCGGCGCCGGGGTGGCGCTGGTGCGTCCCGAGGCGGTGGACCTGCTGCCGGTGACCGACGGCTCGGCCGGTCCGCTGATCGGGTCGGTCGTGGCCACGTCGTTCCTCGGTGCGGTCAGCCGGATCACCGTCGACCTGGGGCCGCACGGAACGGTTCTCGCCCAGCTACCGACCTCGCAGGCCAGTGGTTTCGGGGCGGGCAGCACGGCCCGGGTGGCCTTCCGGCCCGACCCGGTGCTGGTCGTCGCGGGTTGA
- a CDS encoding NUDIX hydrolase translates to MHADEELLRRARSLLAGELEPVRPRAAATVALLRDGAEGIEVYLLRRVPKMAFAAGMYVFPGGSVDAADAVPGDAWTGPSGDVWAGRLGTDVTTASTLVRAAVRETFEETGVLLASGDGSPTEPERADLEAGRLSLAALFARHRLTLRADLLAPLQHWITPELEPRRYDTWFFAAALPPGAQPREVGTEADRRVWITPARALESDLTLMAPTRAALTDLAGHATVASVLAADREITTVLPRFEIVDGRVVLIRP, encoded by the coding sequence ATGCACGCGGACGAGGAACTCCTGCGCCGGGCCCGTTCGTTGCTGGCGGGGGAGCTGGAGCCGGTCCGGCCCCGGGCGGCGGCCACGGTGGCGCTGCTGCGGGACGGGGCCGAGGGGATCGAGGTCTACCTGCTGCGGCGGGTGCCGAAGATGGCGTTCGCGGCCGGCATGTACGTGTTTCCCGGCGGTTCGGTCGACGCGGCGGACGCGGTGCCCGGGGACGCGTGGACGGGCCCCTCCGGGGACGTGTGGGCGGGGAGGCTGGGCACCGACGTGACCACCGCGTCCACCCTGGTGAGGGCCGCCGTGCGCGAGACCTTCGAGGAGACCGGGGTTCTGCTCGCCTCGGGCGACGGCTCGCCCACCGAGCCGGAACGCGCGGACCTGGAGGCCGGGCGTCTCTCGCTGGCGGCCCTGTTCGCCCGGCACCGGCTCACCCTGCGGGCCGACCTGCTCGCGCCGCTGCAGCACTGGATCACCCCGGAGCTGGAGCCGCGTCGTTACGACACCTGGTTCTTCGCCGCCGCGCTGCCGCCGGGCGCGCAGCCGCGCGAGGTGGGCACCGAGGCCGACCGGCGGGTCTGGATCACCCCGGCCCGGGCCCTCGAGAGCGACCTGACGCTGATGGCACCCACCCGGGCCGCGCTGACCGATCTGGCCGGGCACGCCACGGTGGCGTCGGTGCTCGCCGCCGACCGGGAGATCACCACGGTGCTGCCGCGGTTCGAGATCGTGGACGGGCGCGTGGTGCTGATCCGGCCCTGA